The window AACGTTGCCTTTCCATCAATGCAGGAAGACAGTCGGGTACCGAGAAAATTGGGTGAGAAAAAAAATGGAAATAATGCAGTGAACGGCCGGCGGCCCTTTTCGCGTTAGATTTAAGCCGAGACATCGCAAATTTGGTTTTGTAGGCGTCCGTCGTCATTTTCGCGTCGTTGTCTATCGAGATCTCCTCGCCTCGGTATCTCTCTTCCTCCGATCCATTCCATGGCGGAGAACGCTGCGCCGCCGGCAAAGACGGAGGAAAAGCGGTCATGGGCCGACGAAGAGTCGGACGAAGAGAAGGAAGCCGCCGCGCCGCCTTCGCAGGCCGCCGACGAAGCCCAACCCTCGGAGTTGAAGAAGATCGAGTCGCTCTCCATCTCCGACGGGAAGGACAGCGGTGAACGTCTGCTGGATGATCCCGACGATTCGGAAATTAAAGCGGTAAGGCTTCGTATTATTGTTCTCGATATAGAATAGTCCGATGTTAGGGTTTTTGAGCTGTTTTATTCCGACTGGGTTTGATGCTTTATATCGGATGGAtcttgtcagtatcgaggggaaaTCGTGTGACTGGGTTAGCCTTTCGTGAAATAATGATTTATAAATTGAATAGGTTACATCCGGTGATACTGTCTACACTTCTGCTGTGACGTTCGAAGACTTGAAATTGTCGGATGAGCTTATCAAAGGGTTGTATGTTGAGATGGGTTTTAGTAAGCCTAGCAAAATACAGGCTATTACTCTACCTATGATTCTTACGCCTCCGTATAAAGATTTGGTAGCTCAAGCTCACAATGGCTCAGGGAAGACCACATGTTTTGTGCTTGGAATGTTGAGTCGAGTCGATCCAAAGAGGAAGATACCACAAGCCATCTGCATCTGCCCTACCAGAGAGTTGGCTCAGCAGGTAAATTCATTCCTGTTTAAGTACGCAGCATTTGGAATAGCAGGTTGTAACTATTCATATGGATGATGCAGAATCATGCGGTCCTTCTGAAGATGGGAAAGTATACTGGCATAACTTCAATGTGTGCTATTCCATCTGATTCTGCTAATTATATTCCAATAAATAAACGTCCACCAGTAACTGAGCAAGTAGTGATTGGCACTCCGGGAACCATTAAGAAGTGGACTTCAGCAAAAAAATTGAGCACAAGGGACGTgaagatacttgtttttgatgaggCAGATCATATGCTAGCCGAGGTAGCACTTCATACCATATTTTAAAAATCTCAAGTAGAGATAAGTTACTTCTTCAATAATAGTTTTGTAATGCCTCCCCAACAGGACAATCATTAGTGGTTTTCTATGACAGTACAATTTACCTTTGTTGTGCATGCTATACAATATCTTTGAACCTGAATTTCTGTTTATCTTGAAGGCATTTGACTCAATCCTATGAAACTTGGTCGATCCTGGCCAATCACTAGTTGATCCTAAttgatattaaatcttttcaaaagaaaaacaatgaagaaagaaaacaaattagCCACACTATTTGATCTGATCCTGAATCATGTGATCAATTTCAGTCCTAATTATTGGAATTGACTAGTACCTGAAggtattgataaatattttaatgaggaattattattattttcctaatAAACTCATTTGTCTGTCTTCAAGATGATCTGTTGATGTTTCTCaggaatttattttgataaactTTGGTTTCATGTCGTTTGTTTACTTCTATCTTTGTAGTCATCTTTCTTGGATTATTTTGTTTGGttgtctatcttttttttttttggtacagGATGGCTTTAGGGATGATTCTGAAAGGATCATGAAAGAGATTCAAAGAAGCAGTGGTGGTTGCCAGGTTTGGTTTTTTATGATGCAGTTAGATTTCATGTTTAGGTTTCTAAGTTCAGCATGAtactgtttttttttcttctgagttTGTTTATGCAGGAATTTCTCCAGATCACATTGCAAATAGTTTACAAACTAAGACATATCTAGTTACTGGCCCATATCTAGTTACCCGGATTTGGAAGTAACCAACAGCAGCAAGGTTCTTGTCTGACAGAATATATCATCAACAAGATAATAACTATGTATCATGGTGTCATATATTTATGCAGTACTTGTATGTCTTCCTCCCGTAACAGGTGAATGGTTGCACCTTGCTTGGAGTTGCATGAGAACAGCAAACCATACATGTACTTAAGATCATAGGGTTGGGTATCTGGTACAACTATGCTGAACGTTAAGCCTTACCATTTTTGTTCTTCCAAGTCCTTGTTAGGAAATCCAAACAAGGAAGTTGTTTGTGGGTAGCTAATATGTAGCTCAATGTTGTTAAATGACAGGGCTTGCGTGGTTAAGTAGAAAGGAAAGGGGACCTGAGGAGCATGTGCATCCTAGCTTAGCCATACATAAATATTGAGAAGTAATTTCACAACAGTAGAGCCCTAACctcaaaataaaaacttttaaTGTATGCCCCCTTAATTTAAAAGTTGATGCAACATAAATATTTTGAAGCAATTTCATAGTTCTTTTCTTCTTTGAATCTAGTTTCTCAAGTTGGCCACAATGGATTGCTGAAGCAATGTAGAGGTTACAAGATTTGGTTTCTTGCACCAATCTGGTCTTGTCTCGGACCGAATTACACCTGCCTTATAATCTTGAACTTGGGGTGGCAACATTTCTCCTTCCTGATTCCTAGAACATCAATGGttccctttcttcaataggtttcCATACATGTTAATTTGTTTTTCTGTCTTTGTTGAACCTAGCCTATGATTGTATAAACTCTAGCCTTACTTTCTTTCTAATTGTACATTCATGCATATCCACTATAATATGCTTTTAGATATCCTTCTCTAATTTTTGAATTAATTTCATAGGTTGTTGGTAGTAAATTTTGTTGTACCTTACACTTTATTTCTCTTCTGTTTGTGGTTTATTACATTTTTCTATATCCTTTTAATTCTGCATTCGATTTTTCAAATTGTAATATAATTGTTGATGCTTACCATCTCTGTTTTGGATATAAAATGACCTTTGTACAATTAACTTTCCTTTATCTTCAacctttctcttctctttcctCTCAACTGAACATAGATGCATAATTCTAGAATGGTAGGCAACCTTGAGCTTCAAACCTGAGCTAGATATTTAATTTTGAAGCTAGATACTTGCTTTGGTTACCTGTTCCTGTGCAAATGCAGCTTGTAGTTCTTATTTTTTGATACCGATTCTTTTCATTTGCCAATTTTACTGATGTTCTTGGTATTGAGGACTGAGGAGATCTCCTGAGACAATTGATATAATGTTAAGATTTGCTATATATTCATTTCCCATGTATTAAGACTAGATGGTATATCTTCATGTGAGACTTTCTCCCCCAGATCCTAGTTTGTAAACACCACTTTGCAAATTTCCCAATATATTCAAAGTTCAAACCTTGAAGTACTTAGCAGAAAGTAAATTGACCGTGAGACTGTCTTCATAGTGGAGATCCTCAGGAATAAAGGTGCCATTTCAGAATTTTCTAGataggatttttttttcattaactTACAGCGTCCATTCAAGATTTACCTGGGAATTATTGGAAAATTAGATCTCCTGATAATTTCCGGGTGAAGTAAAACAGATAACAGCTTGCAAGCTAGGAATTTGTTTAATCAATAAACAGTTAATGGAAAGTGGTAGAAAAATCTGGTATTATTCTTTGTTGGTCGTCCCTGGCTCCATGAAGCACATAGAACAACTGTGTGCAGTCATTCACACTAAAATGCTTAACCATGTGTTCATGACGTATCTAATTGCAAACATTCAATGAACTCTTAGTTCCACTAATCAGAGTTAGCTTTTTGCACAATCATTAAGCCTCCTGCTGAATCATTGTTATCATTCTGTTCTTGTTTAAGAGTGAACATGTTGTGTTGTGCATAAGATGTTATTCTAACTATATTTCCCATTGTTACTGCTTACTTTTGTGTTTGTTATAGTGAGTTTTCTAGTTTATATTTACAATTTCTTATTTAACCTTGTGATTGATACAATCTCTACTAACCTTGTAGTTAGTAGAATTTCTTATTGAGCCTTGTGGTTGATTTTCTTGTACTTTATGTATTCACTTGTGTAATCATCAACAATACATGCGAAGCCTACCAAACTACTCAAGTTACTGACTTGCTTGGTTTGCTTTAGCCACAAGAATCATATGTAGCTTAATAAATGCTATGGAGGTCATATACTGTAATCCTTGGGATATTTCAAATTTTCTTTCATTTCGTCTCTGTCATATTCTGTCTTATGTTACTGTAAATTGCTGTTCCTAATTGAAATAGATGAGGTTGAACTTATTGCtctttttcttgatttttgtTGTTAGGTGCTTCTTTTTTCTGCTACATTCAATGAATCtgtcaaggcatttgtatcaagGGTAATCAAAGATGGAAATCAAATATTTGTGAAGAAAGAGGAACTCACGTTGGAAAAAGTAAAGCAATATAAGGTCCAATGTCCAGATGAACTTTCCAAAGTAGAAGTAATAAAGGACAAAATTTTTGAATTTGGACAAAAAGTAGGACAGACTATAATATTTGTCCGTACAAGAAATAGTGCTCGCATGTTACACCAATCGTTGACTGAAGAGGGCTATGAGTGTACATCAGTTCAAGGTGCTCTCAAGCAAGAAGACAGAGACcaaattataaaagaatttaaAGATGGATTAACCAAAGTCCTCATTACAACTGATCTCCTTGCTCGAGGTTTTGATCAAAGACaggtattaaatttatttatctacAAGAtagattttaaatttatttatttagagatAGATCTTTGAAATCAATAATTCTTATGCTTTTCTTGTTCCGTTGAAGGTTAATTTGGTTATCAACTATGATCTTCCTATAAAGCATGACAATCCATCAGAACCAGATTGTGAACTATATCTACATAGAGTTGGTAGAACTGGCCGCTTTGGTAGCAAAGGTAATTTTTATCGATGCTTTGGATAATATGTCACATCCTCAATCGATGATTTCTTCAGTTATAATAACTACATTTAAATCCATTGTTCTAAAAGGGTGAATTACAGCTGCATTTGCATGTGTCTATGACCCTGCTTATGCAATGTATATTCGTAGTGTTACTGCACGTCTGGTGTATGTAGCTATTTATGTAATCAACATAAGCAAGTGTGACCTGCATATACATATGATTCAATGTGGCTTATCTATTTTATTACTGTATTATTTTGTTATAATGTAGAAAGATAAAAGATTATGTAATTTTAGTTGTATAAATATTTGCCTACTACTTAGTTTCACCTTTTTGTTGGGACATCACAGATTTTTGTTGCTTACAGTTTTACAATTCTTTTCTTTTGTCACTTGTCTCTTAAGTAATTTATTAAATGAGAACTTAATCATTTTGTAAATTCTTGATTTGGCCTTAGTAAGCACCACCGTTATAGGTCATTTTGCTATTTGGTTGCATTGATACTCCCTTCTTCACCGTTGTGAATATTATGCTGAAAGATCATTTCTTATCTATCACGTTCTCTAGGTTGCAATAATAGGGCAAGGGTTTAATGCCTTTTAACTACTTAGATTTAGTCACATACCAGGGCGATATTTTAAGCCTGGATGAACAAAATAATGGGAAATCCTTAGTTGTTATAATACTGGTCTTGCCGTGTCGTTTGATATATGTTATACCTTACATGTATGCTCCacatctttctttttttgttgctGAGTCATGCGACATTTCTTTTCGTGATGGTTTAGATTCATTTGATAGGATGCAATCTGTTATTGTGCAAGTTGCGAAACTTAACCTTGTGGTGTTCTACTGATTAATCTGGCGATAGGTGCTGTCTTCAACTTCTTGTGCACTGATAGGGACAGGTCAGTCATGGAGAAAATCGAGCGTCATTTCCAGCATCATATTCCGGAGGTAATGTCCGCCTAATTTATTCTCCTCCATATGCACCATATTATGTAGAAATATCTTAAGAAACCGGATGACACCTCCCTGTACCACAGATTCCTAACTGGAGGAGTGAGGAAGATTTTGAGTCTGCTCTGAAAGATGCTGGTTTGCTATGAAACAAGTTTGCCGCCATGTATGTTATTGATTTGCTAGATGCGTTGTGCTTTTGATTATAACAAGCAGAGGATTTTGtacttattttgttttaattattTCTGGCGAGTGATTTTCTATTTGTTTAATGGTGTAGCTATCAGGAGATATACTGTTTAATAGTTGAACGATCAAATTCTCAAGGCTTATTTTTCACTcgttataataaatattatgtgAAAATTAGACATTTGTACATTGAACTTGACGTTCATGAACTCGGTACTTGAGTGATTATGGGCACTATATATGTTGATGTATTGATCGGTTCACTGGTGATTGAACCTTCTATAATTGCAGGAGATGACATCTTTAAGAGCTTCGCGGGGGTCGGATAATTCCAATCAGGCCACCGTATCGCACGCAAGTTAAGCGGCACCAACTACCACAACTTTGTTCCACGCACAAAGACGACACGAGTTCTCCCACATCAGAAGGGAAAAGTTTACACGGTCATATCTCGTGACTAATTcacgagagagagaggagcgtACACAAATATCACACAGGAAACAGCATAACAACATCACAAGTCCGGCCATCTTCAAGCCGATGGCCATCAGAAGCAGCCTCCTATGTTCAAGCTTCCGCTCATGATCACCGGCACGCCGCGCTCCGCGCACAGGCACTTGAGCTTCCACTCCGGTATCACCTCGCTCTCGCCCCGACCGCTCCTCTGCCACCGGCTCGACGACGCGCTCCTCGAACTCTCCTTCCCGCGCTCACGTTCCTGCTGCTGACCTCTTCCCGCCGCTCTATCCTCGGCCACCTCCTGTGCCACAGAATCCATCTCTCAACCACGGGAGCACTCTCCTGAGACAGATCTATCTAGAACTAGGGAGAGGGGAGGTTGCCGTGGTGCCTTTAAGATAAGCTCCCACGAAGCATCTGGTAGGGTTACTTATGCGGTGGGACCGACACTTGTTATTTTGTACAACCGAGTTGCGGTAGAAAATGACACGAGGCGCTGGCTGTCGGCATGGAAGCATAGAAAACGTCAACGTCACGCCTGTGGATAGAGATAAGAACGGGCGGGTATGGCGTATGTGTGCATTAATGTTGTATTTATCCTTAGTTTTTTTTCTTATCTATGCGAGTAAAGTCAAGtggatcaatcatataaattCTCTTTGACGACTGTGTTCTTCGAAAAAAATTATAACACACCctaaatattttttcaaaaatacATAAATTTATGGATGATTTCTCAAATAGAATTTTTACTTTACCAATTTGTTTTCCAAGCATCTGTCCGGCTAGCCACTCTCTTCTCCTTGAATAGTCGTTCTTACGTAGTCCTCTCATACGAGGATAGCTTATCGCAACATCGTTCGTAGGCTTATCTTTTTCACTTGCCCATAATATTCGTCATTGATCGTAGGAGAAGAAGAAAGGGGGTGCACCATTAATCGTAAGGATAAAAAAAAGACGATTGTGCACCCTCATTGTTGGACGTAGGGGACGAAAGAGAGGCGCACACCTTCATTGTTGCTACCTCATGCGACGGTTGTAGGCAAAGCGTGCAATGGCTCGATTAGTAGGGTCAACGGAGGCTATTTTGTTGGTTATGGGTGATGGTGAATTTGGCAAAAGAATGGGCAAAGTGATCCTTTCACATTGTTAAGAGCGTtgtttcataattttttaaaataaagatgctaagcaaaaaaattttaaaaataaaaagttttttcaagaattcatcttaaatttataattattaatttaaatatttataacttatTATGATGTGATAAATGACTATTATTATGACAAATGATCATTATTAGacatgataataaaatcaatagcATATCACAAtgaccatattattgaagtttagTTGAATCATTTTGGACTAGTGTTACATACTCTAAATAAATTGTCTTATGTTTCgatagaaaaatataatattatcacGAAAAATATTCATCTTTAAGTacagaaaatgataaaaaaaatcttattgacaaatgcatcacataaagagaattagaaaaaaaatattttgaataattcATATTATAAGAAATATTTCATTGACCGTAAGTGGTTAGGTAAAGATCtaactataaaatataaatacaaacatGATTATCGAGGTCGAGTAGTCTCTTTATCGAAACCAATATCGGGAAGTGATCACATCGGAAAAACATTAATCTTTGTGCATAAGAGAGCTTATGAATCCtcacaaaaatatttttaattaataatcaaAATTTAGGTAAAGAGCTTATTAATCACTCAAAAAAGTTTACAAGCTCAGGGtaaaaaaaatgtttttaattaataatcaaaatttgattactTTCAAGGGGAAATTATTGAGATTTTAGAATTGTGACGGTATAAATGTGAAGAAAACCCAAACTGAAAAATAATAGCTTGTTTTTGTTACAACAAATACATGATCATAAGATTGTTTTTGTTATTCGATATACGAAAGTACTACTAGACTTTCAGGTCGTACATATAAGCTCATAACTATTTGACTGCCAAAACTCTCTTTTTGAGAAACAAAATTTGATTCTTCAGATTCTACTCGGCCactttcttattcttctttcaAAAGCTTTTATCGAGCTTTCGTTCTCCAATCTCAAGAGAATTTTGACTTGAGTGTCGTAGGGGGATTTCGTCACACAATCTTCTTTGGAGCATCTTTGATCTATGGGATAGTTAATAACACCTTTATTTTTGCACATCGATTACCTTAACTtagagagaatatatatatatatatatatatatatatatagagagagagagagagagagaatatatatatatataattatatatattataatacctAGAATACCTCTAGTcgtttatctttttttctttcttttcttatggATAGATCTATAAGATAAACCAatctagttataatatttttatattttcatggtattactagaaatattatattattatataaaatactaaaatatagtgtaaaaatattataattaagacAATTCATCTTATGTATCGGCCTATAGGAAAAgaggtaaagaaaaaaaaaggtaggTAGTTGGCTACCAAATTAAGGGTATGCcaagtataagaaaaaaaaaatctattagcaACCCTTTTTTAGTATGGAGATTTATAttggcaacttttttttttttgtcttattcTCTTTCCGGTGACGGATGATATATCGTATCAAAACGATAAGTAGTGTCGAACAACgagaggagatggaggaggagattTGTAATTGAGGATTACTGGTAATTGagagattataaataatataaatattttattattatttatttatgggtTAGCAATAACAAGGAGGTCatcaatagcaaaaaaaaaataaaaaaaaggttgcCAATAGCAAGTTTCTTTTGCTATTCACatctcatttttaaaattattaatattctTAATATATCTCTCTACAAACAGATGTAAATGTTCTTATTATTTTTCCTCTTTTCTCCTAATCACGACATCTACAACATCAAATGATACCGAACGAACGTAAATACtctgattatattattattattattattattattattattattattattattattattattattattttaatcatgaGCCATGTGAGAGAGCATCATCAGGATCAGCGAGCTATGAGCAACAAGTGTCATTAAGGTTTGTGaaaaataaaagaatcaaattggtAATTGAGATAGtgtaaataataaatttttttaagggaTTACCAATAGTAAAATGAGATTTCCAATAGcaaacttaaaatgaaatacagtTAAAAatttctataaataaaaaaaaatacttgtcAAAAAAGTCAAAAAGTGAaggtttttttttgtgtgtgtgtgtggggaaAGATTCGACCTAAAATATATACGTAAATTAATGAAACATAATCGACATTAAAGAGAAGCGCATTGAATCCTCTGGTCTTTCCCGTTTTCCGTGGAATCACCATCTTTACCGTCCCCGGCGTTGGATCTTTCTGGCTCACGACACCGAATCCAGCCGCAGGATGATGATCCCTCCGTGACGCCTCCACCAGCTGTCAAATCTTGTCTGATTCCCTCGATGACCCCTCCATCGCTCGCCATGTTCTCTCTTTCCATCTCCGCGGCCCAATTACCTTGTCTGCCCAGCTGCGATGCCTTACATCCCTCCATCGAAGTCAGTGTACAGGCAATGATCCGCCGACACTTCTCACTGACTCGTAAAACCCGCCCTCCTCTCTCACCACCTCCCTCTTTGCCCCCACCATGGCGCGTAGGAACACTCCCTCGCTCGTTTCTCCTGCCGGAAGCCGGCAGGTATCCCCATTGCCGTTCTTGTTCTTTACCCTGCTGTTCTTCGTCTGTTCCGGCCCCGCCAGCGAAGCCAGATGCGTGTTCCCGGCGATCTTCAACTTCGGGGACTCCAACTCCGACACCGGCGGCTTCTGGGCGGCGTTCCCGGCGCAGACCGGCCCCTTCGGCATGACCTACTTTAAAAGACCGTCCGGCCGCGCTTCCGACGGCAGGCTCATCATCGATTTCTTAGGTACTGACCATGCTTCGATGGTTTCTCTTTCTTGCTTGGTGGTGAAAGATGGCTCTGCTTCTTGGAAATGCGCAGCTCAGGCACTCGGATTGCCGTTCCTCAGCCCCTACCTGCAGTCCATCGGCTCGGACTTCCGGCACGGCGCCAACTTCGCGACGTTGGCCTCGACGGTACGGCTGCCCAACACCTCCCTCTTCGTCACCGGAATCAGCCCGTTCTCCTTGGGGATTCAGCTCAACCAAATGAAAGATCTCAGAACCAGAGTTCTTGCGCTGAAGGGAACTGGTAAAATGCCACTCATTCTACATGTGTGTTTCATGGTTTCTTTAGTCGTCGAATGATGCAGACAGAGGAGCAAATATTTTAGCCTGTTGGTGAACATGAAAACGATTTACAGTACTGAATGATCTAAAATTAACCATGCCATGGAAAGCTTCTAAGATCGATCATGTTCATGATTCAGAACATCTTCCTCCTGGCAATGTCTTCGGTCAATCGCTCTACACCTTCGACATCGGCCAGAACGACTTCACCTCCGAACTGGGATCTCTCGGCATCGGAGCAGTCAAGCAGTATCTTCCTCAGGTCGCATCTCAGATTGCCTGGACCATAAAGGTGAAACAGGAAGCTGCTGTCATCTGTGTTCCGCAGGAAGCGGATTCACTCGCCATTTCTGTGTTATGCAGGAGATCCATGACATCGGAGGGCGGACGTTCATGGTGTTCAATCTCGCCCCCGTTGGATGTTACCCAGCTTTTCTGACAGAGCTTCCTCATAACACTTCGGATTTAGACTCATACGGCTGCATGATTTCCTACAACAATGCCGTCGTCGACTACAACAATCTGTTGAATGACACTCTCCAACACATGAGAGACATGCTTCCGGATGCCACCATCACATATGTAGATACTCACTCTGTCAAGCTCGAGCTCTTTCGACATCCCAAAAACCACGGTAATAACCTCTCCGGAAACACTATTGGCCTCGACTCGATCATAATTCTCCGAGCAACATGACGATTAGCAGACTTCCGTCATTCCCACACCCTTCAATACTGTGCAAGCAGGAACATAGTCCATCGTTGACTTTGGCTTGGGAAGAACTCGATCATCTGTCCATCTAGACTCCGCATTCCAGCTCTCTAATTTGCTTCGCGTGAATCTAAGTTTTGCCTTCTCCATGCAAATTTATTGGCACTATTCTTCATTCATCATTCCCGATCATGACCTAACTAGTGACAAATACAGGACTCGTCTACGGAACCAAAGCTTGCTGCGGACATGGAGGTGGTGCTTATAACTTCGACCCACAGGTTTTCTGTGGAAACAGCAAGGTGATAAATGGCATCAAGGTGACTGCAACTGCTTGTGGAGATCCACAAAACTACGTGAGCTGGGATGGGATTCATGCCACAGAAGCTGCAAACAAACTAGTAACCGGGGCTGTACTCGGAGGTTCCATCTTTCATCCTCCCTTCCCTCTTTCCAAGCTTTGTGATCTCCAGCCAATAGGTTAAGCAGCAATTAGCTTTTGTGTTTAAGAAGGTGCAAACAAGAAATCAGAGCTTATCAGGTCTAAGAGTGACGATAAGTTACTTAGTTTTTATAGTGGCATACAGTGTCTTCTTTGAAGTGGTATGAGCTTGAAGGTGACTCTACAATAAATGATATGAGCATAAATTTAAAGAAGATGATGGCTGATGACAAAGTACAAAGTTTAATTGAACATACATACCCTATGGATGATTTGATTGTTTCTTTTACAATTTAGAACTTAATCGTTTCCTTCCAATCTTTAATGGAGATGACGAGTGCATGGTGTCTTCACTGTCACTGTCACTGTCACTGTCACTCTCACTGACTGCCATTTTTTTGTTATAAGCAATCAAATTATGGAGGCCCAATTAAGGTATTCCTTCCCCATTTGTGTTTAAGCCTACCTCCTACTAAAGTTCAAGCTTTTCTCTGGTACTCACTCTTATACAAGGTAGAGATTGTGATATCTTGATCTAGTTGACATTGAaagtagattaagttaatgaattaattatctcaataaaaaaatatgataattgatATCAAAACCATCGGTAGGAAAAGAATCATTGGATATGTCATAGCATTGAATTATTATTGGACTTttacctcatatatatatatatatatatatcaaataatttaaacTTACGAAATCGACGATTTTGATTTTCCCAACCTATGAATCAAAACTGAATTATTTGGATGTCCCAATCAGAATCTGTCTCAGTGGCCATCTTAAGAAGATTGGGTGAGGTTGACATGACACTTCGAATCGGAACAAAAGGCCCCTCCCCTATCACTGTTGGATGAGCGAGAGTGGTGTCTTTGGGACCTTATGTTTTCTTTCGACCGGACTACGCCTCGCCTTAGTGAGCTGTTACCATCACAGTGTCCAAATTTTCTACTCGATGTGATGTACGCCAACTTACACTTCCAAGTCAACAGACAAAGTTACGCTTCACATGTATCGTTTGGAGTTCTAAAAGGatttaaattattttacaaaTGTTCGTGTACAAAAAGGAAACACcaaaatatcaagatttgattTTGGCTTGTAATGCTAGCTCATGAAGTCAACACAAAGTTGGGGATTCATATCGTTGAGAAGAAATCTTAtagcaacaacaataataataaaattataagtctTAATTATTTAGAATTGATTATATGCATCTTTTGTTGTCAttgatttttctaaaaatttatatgtttagttaagtttaaagTGCTCTGAATCCTTATTTATAGTATCTATTAAGGTCTTTTATGtcttttttaatattaattattttacctcttATGATTATCTCATCCGGAAATCCCTTCAATAAATGCTCatattatcttaaatattttttttttatcttttctcgAAACGATACTtagttgttcacaaataaaagtatttctttttctatttctagTAACTTTATGCATCCATCTAACATTTTGATCTCAAtaacataattttttaatatttttttcttaatcgtCAAACACTTAAATTCATAAATT of the Musa acuminata AAA Group cultivar baxijiao chromosome BXJ2-10, Cavendish_Baxijiao_AAA, whole genome shotgun sequence genome contains:
- the LOC104000822 gene encoding GDSL esterase/lipase At4g01130, with the protein product MARRNTPSLVSPAGSRQVSPLPFLFFTLLFFVCSGPASEARCVFPAIFNFGDSNSDTGGFWAAFPAQTGPFGMTYFKRPSGRASDGRLIIDFLAQALGLPFLSPYLQSIGSDFRHGANFATLASTVRLPNTSLFVTGISPFSLGIQLNQMKDLRTRVLALKGTEHLPPGNVFGQSLYTFDIGQNDFTSELGSLGIGAVKQYLPQVASQIAWTIKEIHDIGGRTFMVFNLAPVGCYPAFLTELPHNTSDLDSYGCMISYNNAVVDYNNLLNDTLQHMRDMLPDATITYVDTHSVKLELFRHPKNHGLVYGTKACCGHGGGAYNFDPQVFCGNSKVINGIKVTATACGDPQNYVSWDGIHATEAANKLVTGAVLGGSIFHPPFPLSKLCDLQPIG
- the LOC104000823 gene encoding DEAD-box ATP-dependent RNA helicase 38, whose translation is MAENAAPPAKTEEKRSWADEESDEEKEAAAPPSQAADEAQPSELKKIESLSISDGKDSGERLLDDPDDSEIKAVTSGDTVYTSAVTFEDLKLSDELIKGLYVEMGFSKPSKIQAITLPMILTPPYKDLVAQAHNGSGKTTCFVLGMLSRVDPKRKIPQAICICPTRELAQQNHAVLLKMGKYTGITSMCAIPSDSANYIPINKRPPVTEQVVIGTPGTIKKWTSAKKLSTRDVKILVFDEADHMLAEDGFRDDSERIMKEIQRSSGGCQVLLFSATFNESVKAFVSRVIKDGNQIFVKKEELTLEKVKQYKVQCPDELSKVEVIKDKIFEFGQKVGQTIIFVRTRNSARMLHQSLTEEGYECTSVQGALKQEDRDQIIKEFKDGLTKVLITTDLLARGFDQRQVNLVINYDLPIKHDNPSEPDCELYLHRVGRTGRFGSKGAVFNFLCTDRDRSVMEKIERHFQHHIPEIPNWRSEEDFESALKDAGLL